Proteins found in one Pontibacter sp. SGAir0037 genomic segment:
- a CDS encoding 3-ketoacyl-ACP reductase: MESLAGKNALVTGAGKGIGRAVAIALAKEGANVALLARTESQLKEVASEIESLGVKVAVVVADVADLNAVNQAAEQAVAALGTIDILINNAGTAKFGKFLELEPAEWERNIQVNLMGVYYMTRAILPGMIERQSGDIINISSTAGQRGAAVTSAYSASKFAVMGLSESLMQEVRKHNIRVSALTPSTVVTDLAYSSNLIGGDPERVMHPEDIAEFIIAQLKLNRRIFIKEAGMWSTNP; encoded by the coding sequence ATGGAATCATTAGCAGGAAAAAATGCATTGGTGACAGGTGCAGGCAAAGGAATAGGCCGTGCAGTTGCCATTGCTCTTGCAAAAGAGGGAGCTAACGTGGCGCTCCTGGCCCGAACAGAAAGCCAGTTGAAAGAAGTTGCTTCAGAAATTGAGTCGCTTGGTGTAAAGGTGGCCGTGGTAGTGGCTGATGTAGCCGACTTAAACGCAGTAAACCAGGCCGCTGAGCAGGCAGTTGCAGCACTCGGAACAATAGACATCCTGATCAACAATGCAGGCACAGCCAAATTTGGCAAGTTCCTGGAACTGGAGCCTGCTGAGTGGGAAAGAAATATTCAGGTTAACTTGATGGGGGTTTATTATATGACCCGTGCTATTCTGCCAGGTATGATCGAACGCCAGTCCGGAGACATTATCAATATTTCTTCTACGGCAGGTCAGAGAGGTGCGGCCGTTACCAGCGCTTACAGTGCTTCCAAGTTTGCCGTAATGGGATTATCAGAATCCTTGATGCAGGAAGTAAGGAAACACAACATCCGGGTGAGCGCTCTTACACCCAGTACCGTTGTAACAGACCTGGCGTATAGCTCTAACCTGATTGGTGGCGATCCGGAACGCGTGATGCACCCGGAAGATATTGCAGAGTTTATTATAGCTCAGTTAAAGCTAAACCGCCGCATATTTATCAAAGAAGCGGGCATGTGGTCTACCAACCCATAA
- a CDS encoding thymidylate synthase, giving the protein MKQYLDLMQHILDKGVKKEDRTGTGTLSIFGYQMRFNLADGFPLVTTKKVHLRSIIHELLWFLKGDTNIKYLQENKVTIWDEWADENGDLGPVYGSQWRNWPTPDGRHIDQISQVVQQLQKNPNSRRIIVSAWNVAEIENMKLPPCHAFFQFYVAEGKLSCQLYQRSADVFLGVPFNIASYALLVLMMAQVTGLEPGEFIWTGGDTHLYLNHLEQAKLQLEREPNELPVMKLNPDVKSIFDFTYEDFKLENYNPHPAIKAPVAV; this is encoded by the coding sequence ATGAAGCAATATTTAGACCTGATGCAGCACATCCTGGATAAGGGTGTAAAAAAAGAAGACAGAACAGGAACAGGTACATTAAGCATTTTTGGTTACCAGATGCGCTTCAACCTGGCAGACGGCTTTCCCTTGGTTACGACAAAGAAAGTGCACCTGAGATCTATCATACATGAACTGCTCTGGTTCCTGAAAGGCGATACCAACATTAAATACCTTCAGGAAAACAAGGTAACAATCTGGGATGAGTGGGCAGATGAAAACGGAGACCTGGGGCCTGTGTACGGCTCGCAGTGGCGCAACTGGCCTACACCTGACGGCAGGCATATCGACCAGATTTCACAGGTTGTGCAGCAGCTGCAAAAGAACCCGAATTCCCGCCGCATTATTGTCAGCGCCTGGAATGTAGCCGAAATAGAAAATATGAAGCTGCCACCGTGCCACGCTTTTTTTCAATTCTATGTAGCCGAAGGCAAGCTTTCCTGCCAGTTGTACCAACGATCGGCCGATGTGTTTCTGGGTGTGCCTTTTAATATTGCCTCTTACGCTTTGCTGGTGCTCATGATGGCACAGGTAACAGGGCTGGAGCCAGGGGAGTTTATCTGGACAGGCGGTGATACACACCTGTACCTGAACCACCTGGAGCAGGCAAAACTGCAGTTGGAAAGGGAACCGAATGAGTTACCTGTTATGAAATTAAACCCTGATGTGAAGAGCATCTTTGACTTTACATACGAGGACTTTAAGCTGGAAAATTATAACCCTCATCCGGCTATAAAAGCACCGGTAGCTGTATAG